In Alphaproteobacteria bacterium, one DNA window encodes the following:
- a CDS encoding polymer-forming cytoskeletal protein, with amino-acid sequence MPPRQDGGSMFQRRPNPATPQMRQPSLRAPVAVRQPGTTEAMVAPAPTAVQGPRNLREAARRLEMTTQQMSQRGMADRAGSAVTADMRRLIVGPSITLAGEISACDALVVEGTVEARLRDGQLIEVAQSGVFRGSVEIEDADIAGTFEGELSVRHKLRVRSTGRVTGTIRYGEIEVQAGGQLVGQIQVMSRTAAQAYKEAARQAMDEGVDGAPGVLEGEVITPDYDEAVGQ; translated from the coding sequence ATGCCGCCACGCCAGGACGGAGGAAGCATGTTCCAGCGCCGACCCAATCCCGCCACGCCCCAAATGCGGCAGCCTTCGTTGCGCGCTCCGGTGGCCGTGCGTCAGCCGGGAACGACCGAGGCGATGGTGGCTCCTGCGCCGACGGCGGTGCAAGGTCCGCGCAATTTGCGCGAGGCAGCGCGGCGTTTAGAGATGACCACCCAGCAGATGAGCCAACGCGGCATGGCCGATCGCGCCGGCAGCGCGGTGACGGCGGATATGCGCCGCTTGATCGTGGGTCCCAGCATCACCCTGGCGGGTGAGATTTCCGCATGCGACGCCCTGGTCGTCGAAGGCACGGTCGAGGCGCGCTTGCGCGACGGCCAGTTGATCGAAGTGGCGCAATCGGGCGTTTTTCGCGGCAGCGTCGAGATCGAAGACGCCGATATCGCCGGAACTTTTGAAGGCGAGCTGAGCGTGCGGCATAAATTGCGCGTGCGTTCCACCGGCCGCGTCACCGGCACGATCCGCTATGGCGAGATCGAGGTGCAAGCGGGTGGCCAGTTGGTCGGACAAATCCAAGTCATGAGCCGCACGGCAGCGCAGGCCTATAAGGAAGCGGCGCGTCAGGCGATGGACGAAGGCGTCGATGGCGCCCCCGGTGTCCTGGAAGGCGAGGTCATCACGCCAGATTATGACGAGGCCGTCGGCCAATAG
- a CDS encoding 2-C-methyl-D-erythritol 4-phosphate cytidylyltransferase translates to MSIQPRLWALIVAGGTGTRFGGQVPKQYVDLAGKPTIRWSIEAFLALEETAGVMVAIGAGQDAPFAQATAGLADVMTTSGGATRQESVHRGLEALAKAGATPEDVVMIHDAARPLIHSRDIHQVYAALLRDSARGYALGFPQSDALKHAGADGLVQGERIRKETWAVQTPQGFALGVILVAHRALATQGLTPGEDSPSDDLAVATRGGVACALIRPAHVNIKLTEQTDTVAIEELLRVRATDSAMSGLARRMKAA, encoded by the coding sequence ATGAGTATTCAGCCGCGCCTGTGGGCGTTGATTGTTGCCGGTGGCACGGGCACACGTTTTGGCGGACAGGTCCCCAAGCAATATGTCGATCTGGCTGGAAAACCCACGATCCGCTGGTCGATCGAGGCTTTTTTGGCGTTGGAGGAAACCGCCGGGGTCATGGTTGCCATCGGCGCTGGCCAGGATGCGCCATTTGCCCAAGCAACGGCAGGTCTGGCCGATGTCATGACCACGTCCGGGGGCGCGACGCGCCAAGAATCCGTGCACAGAGGTCTTGAGGCTTTGGCCAAAGCCGGAGCGACGCCCGAAGATGTGGTGATGATCCACGATGCCGCGCGGCCCTTGATCCACTCTCGGGACATTCATCAAGTCTATGCGGCGCTGCTGCGCGATTCCGCGCGGGGCTATGCCTTGGGCTTTCCGCAAAGCGATGCCCTGAAGCATGCGGGTGCCGATGGTCTGGTGCAAGGCGAGCGCATCCGTAAAGAGACATGGGCCGTGCAGACGCCCCAGGGCTTTGCCCTGGGCGTTATCTTGGTCGCACATCGCGCTTTGGCCACGCAGGGCCTAACCCCGGGCGAGGATTCGCCCTCGGATGATCTGGCGGTGGCTACGCGCGGCGGGGTCGCTTGCGCCCTTATTCGTCCTGCCCATGTCAATATCAAGCTGACCGAGCAAACCGACACCGTGGCGATTGAAGAGCTGCTGCGCGTGCGCGCCACCGATAGCGCGATGTCGGGCCTGGCTCGACGCATGAAAGCCGCCTAA
- a CDS encoding aminoglycoside phosphotransferase family protein, translated as MSLAACALTPNAPNDVLVHLIDSLSPGQAPDPDLRRFYDVVELTEGMYNATLRATVDGQSWVIQRLHVDYPPDRIEDFASISNALGQKGLVTPQYRLFNGLPWLRRHGHYYRCYPFIEGQSGCPAPSAATAGELGRFLRVYHRAARDLHPSLWPRSVIPHFHDFDHYMVRLAELTYAAPSTQWEHLASQALDAHDVYRVWPTAEKQLIHGDPRVNNIVFRDDLPYALVDFDTFMPAHPGTDLGDMLRSLCCPAGPDNPVAQHDAVLACAQGYDAQYPDAALWAMARISWELTARFLIDAVEDRYFGWDAARYTSRVASDMACATAQAQVARWAQEWRVS; from the coding sequence TTGAGCTTGGCTGCTTGTGCCTTGACGCCAAACGCGCCGAATGACGTTCTCGTTCATCTGATCGACTCGCTTTCTCCGGGCCAAGCGCCTGACCCTGATTTGCGCCGCTTCTATGATGTGGTCGAGCTGACCGAAGGCATGTACAACGCCACACTGCGCGCCACGGTGGACGGGCAATCATGGGTGATCCAGCGCCTGCATGTCGATTACCCGCCTGACCGCATCGAAGATTTTGCCTCGATTTCGAATGCGCTGGGACAAAAGGGCCTGGTGACTCCGCAATATCGACTGTTCAACGGCCTGCCCTGGCTGCGTCGACATGGTCATTATTATCGTTGCTATCCCTTTATCGAGGGGCAGAGCGGCTGTCCCGCGCCATCCGCCGCCACGGCGGGGGAATTGGGGCGGTTTTTACGTGTCTATCACCGGGCAGCGCGTGATTTGCACCCCTCTTTGTGGCCGCGCAGCGTGATCCCGCATTTCCACGATTTTGATCACTATATGGTTCGACTGGCCGAGTTGACCTATGCCGCGCCCAGCACTCAATGGGAGCATTTGGCGAGCCAAGCCCTCGACGCGCATGATGTCTATCGTGTCTGGCCGACGGCGGAGAAGCAACTGATCCATGGCGATCCGCGCGTCAACAACATCGTTTTCCGCGACGATCTACCCTATGCACTGGTGGATTTCGACACTTTCATGCCCGCCCATCCGGGAACGGATCTGGGCGATATGCTGCGTTCCTTATGCTGTCCGGCAGGTCCCGACAATCCGGTGGCTCAACACGATGCAGTGTTGGCCTGTGCCCAGGGCTATGACGCCCAATATCCAGATGCCGCCTTATGGGCCATGGCGCGCATCTCGTGGGAGCTGACGGCGCGCTTTCTGATCGATGCCGTGGAAGACCGGTATTTTGGCTGGGATGCAGCGCGTTATACATCGCGCGTGGCCTCGGACATGGCTTGCGCCACCGCCCAGGCCCAAGTGGCGCGATGGGCGCAGGAATGGCGCGTTTCCTAA
- a CDS encoding acetyl-CoA carboxylase carboxyltransferase subunit beta encodes MSNWLTNLVRPRIQALVSKREVPDNLWEKCPGCATMLFHRELADNARVCRHCGHHLRLPVLQRLQMLFDEGRYALIDVPQVTADPLRFRDQKRYIDRIKESRARTGRNDAILVAQGLIDGQGVVVAAFDFSFMGGSMGMAVGEGILTAAGKAVANRMSLLLIPASGGARMQEGALSLMQMPRTVIAVQMVKEAGLPVVVLFTDPTTGGVSASFAMLGDIHISEPGAQIGFAGARVIESTIRETLPQGFQRAEYLLEHGMVDMVVPRHELKQRLGYLFSLLRSRKSGRNLPAILPLPGNGKNAHGSAKRAAR; translated from the coding sequence ATGAGCAACTGGTTGACGAATTTGGTGCGCCCGCGTATTCAGGCTTTGGTCAGCAAGCGCGAGGTGCCCGATAATCTGTGGGAGAAATGCCCCGGATGCGCCACCATGCTGTTTCACCGCGAACTGGCCGACAATGCGCGGGTTTGTCGCCATTGCGGACATCATCTGCGTTTGCCGGTCCTGCAGCGTTTGCAGATGCTGTTCGACGAGGGCCGTTATGCGTTGATCGACGTTCCGCAGGTGACGGCCGATCCGCTGCGCTTCCGGGATCAAAAGCGTTATATCGACCGGATCAAGGAATCGCGCGCCCGTACAGGACGCAACGACGCCATCTTGGTGGCCCAAGGGCTGATCGACGGTCAGGGCGTGGTGGTGGCGGCGTTTGATTTCAGCTTTATGGGCGGCTCGATGGGCATGGCGGTGGGCGAGGGCATCTTGACCGCCGCCGGCAAGGCCGTGGCCAATCGCATGTCTTTGCTGCTTATTCCCGCCTCGGGCGGCGCGCGCATGCAAGAGGGCGCCTTATCGCTGATGCAGATGCCGCGCACGGTGATCGCCGTGCAGATGGTCAAAGAGGCCGGCTTACCGGTCGTGGTGCTGTTCACCGACCCCACGACGGGCGGAGTCAGCGCCTCTTTTGCCATGCTGGGCGATATTCATATCAGCGAGCCGGGCGCGCAGATCGGTTTTGCCGGGGCGCGGGTGATCGAAAGCACGATCCGCGAGACCTTGCCTCAGGGTTTCCAGCGCGCCGAATATCTGTTGGAACACGGCATGGTCGACATGGTGGTGCCGCGCCACGAGCTAAAACAGCGCCTGGGTTATCTGTTCTCTTTGTTGCGTTCACGCAAATCCGGTCGTAACTTGCCCGCCATTTTGCCGCTGCCCGGCAACGGCAAAAACGCTCACGGCTCGGCCAAACGCGCGGCGCGCTGA